A window from Salvia miltiorrhiza cultivar Shanhuang (shh) chromosome 2, IMPLAD_Smil_shh, whole genome shotgun sequence encodes these proteins:
- the LOC131008879 gene encoding protein NRT1/ PTR FAMILY 2.11 has protein sequence MEKNDKIEAPATKKEPNYRGVKAMPFVIGNETFEKLGTIGTSSNLLVYLTTVFNMKSITATNVINIFNGTCNFGTLLGAFISDTYLGRYKTLGIASISSFLGMLILTMTATLPGLHPPKCGSGECVGATVGQLAFLFTAFVFLVVGASGIRPCNLAFGADQFNPKTESGKRGINSFFNWYYFTFTFAMMVSLTVIVYVQASISWAVGLAIPAFLMFLSCAVFFVGTRIYVMILPLGSPMTSLIQTLVVAFKKRKLQLPDNPLELDSLFTYHSPLSINSKLAYTNQLRWLNKAAIIREEDEINADGSAADPWNLCSVQQVEEMKCVIRVTPIWISGVVYYVILALTQTYLVFQALQTDRRFSRSGNFKIPAATYNILTMMSLTIWIPVYDRLLVPLLRRVTRREEGITMLQRMGIGIFLAVVTMLVSGLVEARRRGVALTRPTLGVERGRGAVSAMSGYWLAPQLALAGVSEAFTVIGQIEFFYKQFPENMRSFAGSFLFCGFAISSYFTSFLVSVVHNTTRVGASGNWLAEDLNEGRLDYFYYLVAGLEALNLGYFLVCARWYRYKSNDTSDSSVQMEKLGDAPKSV, from the exons ATGGAGAAAAATGATAAGATTGAGGCCCCTGCAACAAAAAAAGAACCAAACTACAGAGGAGTGAAAGCCATGCCTTTCGTCATAG GTAATGAGACATTTGAGAAGCTTGGAACAATTGGGACATCATCAAATCTTCTAGTATACCTCACCACCGTCTTCAACATGAAGTCCATCACCGCCACCAACGTTATCAACATCTTCAATGGCACCTGCAACTTCGGCACATTGCTCGGCGCCTTCATCTCCGACACCTACCTCGGCCGCTACAAAACCCTCGGCATCGCCTCCATCTCCTCCTTCTTG GGTATGCTGATCTTGACAATGACAGCGACGTTACCGGGTCTGCACCCGCCGAAATGCGGGTCGGGCGAGTGCGTGGGGGCGACGGTGGGGCAGCTGGCGTTTCTATTCACGGCGTTCGTGTTCCTGGTGGTGGGGGCGAGCGGGATCCGGCCGTGCAACCTGGCGTTCGGGGCGGACCAGTTCAACCCGAAGACGGAGTCGGGTAAACGGGGCATCAacagcttcttcaactggtaCTACTTCACCTTCACGTTCGCGATGATGGTGTCGCTGACCGTCATCGTGTACGTGCAGGCCAGCATCAGCTGGGCCGTGGGACTCGCCATCCCGGCCTTCCTCATGTTCCTCTCCTGCGCCGTCTTCTTCGTCGGCACCAGGATTTACGTCATGATTCTGCCGCTGGGCAGCCCCATGACCAGCCTTATTCAGACATTGGTTGTCGCTTTCAAGAAGAGGAAGCTGCAGCTGCCGGATAACCCCTTGGAATTGGATTCCCTCTTCACTTACCACTCTCCCCTTTCCATCAACTCCAAACTTGCTTATACCAATCAACTCAG GTGGCTCAACAAAGCTGCGATAATAAGAGAAGAAGACGAGATAAACGCCGACGGATCCGCCGCGGATCCATGGAATCTGTGCAGCGTGCAACAAGTGGAGGAGATGAAATGCGTGATCCGAGTGACCCCAATCTGGATCTCCGGCGTCGTCTACTACGTCATTTTAGCCCTAACCCAGACCTATCTAGTCTTCCAAGCCCTCCAAACCGACCGCAGATTCTCCCGCAGCGGCAATTTCAAAATCCCCGCCGCCACCTACAACATCCTCACCATGATGAGCCTCACGATCTGGATCCCGGTCTACGACCGCCTCCTCGTGCCCCTCCTCCGCCGCGTCACGCGCCGCGAGGAAGGGATCACGATGCTGCAGCGCATGGGGATCGGGATCTTCCTGGCCGTGGTGACGATGCTGGTGTCGGGCCTGGTGGAGGCCCGGCGGAGGGGCGTGGCCCTCACGCGCCCCACCCTGGGCGTGGAGCGGGGGCGGGGCGCGGTGTCGGCCATGTCGGGCTACTGGCTGGCGCCGCAGCTGGCGCTGGCCGGGGTGTCGGAGGCGTTCACGGTGATCGGGCAGATCGAGTTCTTCTACAAGCAGTTCCCGGAGAATATGAGGAGCTTCGCCGGCTCGTTCCTCTTCTGCGGGTTCGCCATCTCGAGCTACTTCACGAGCTTTCTGGTGTCGGTGGTGCACAACACGACGAGGGTGGGCGCGTCGGGGAATTGGCTGGCGGAGGATTTGAACGAGGGGAGGTTGGATTACTTTTACTACCTTGTGGCGGGGTTGGAGGCGCTCAATTTGGGGTATTTTTTGGTTTGTGCTAGGTGGTATAGGTATAAGAGTAATGATACTAGTGATAGTAGTGTCCAAATGGAGAAGCTTGGTGATGCTCCAAAATCTGTAtag